The following proteins are encoded in a genomic region of Musa acuminata AAA Group cultivar baxijiao chromosome BXJ2-11, Cavendish_Baxijiao_AAA, whole genome shotgun sequence:
- the LOC135627301 gene encoding uncharacterized protein LOC135627301, with protein sequence MMNGAEKEGIARIVGDPAAETRVSTPPPPPLLQARRLHNFSFPTLSWGGQRLLRCSKLPDPVTSADIAESGDHNHRTARIKSFPPRPYPCDHDEREEETRGREAEKTSTCAAATAEAARHWSLRTRSAACNAPAVGRPGINGSCYKALVVKKADPPRNVVRLRSDESKKGEMTKFSISLSRAEIEDDFFAIKGTKPPRRPKKRAKIIQRELDSLFPGLWLSEITRETYKIVE encoded by the exons ATGATGAACGGCGCAGAGAAGGAAGGTATCGCCAGAATTGTTGGAGACCCGGCGGCGGAGACCCGGGTCTCgacacctcctcctccgccgctctTGCAAGCCCGCCGCCTCCACAACTTCTCCTTCCCGACCCTCAGCTGGGGAGGCCAGCGCTTGCTCCGGTGCTCCAAACTCCCCGACCCCGTAACCTCTGCGGATATTGCCGAATCGGGCGATCATAACCATCGGACTGCCCGGATTAAATCTTTCCCGCCGAGGCCGTACCCGTGCGATCACgatgagagggaggaggagacgagAGGAAGAGAGGCGGAGAAGACCTCCACTTGTGCTGCGGCGACGGCGGAGGCCGCCAGACACTGGAGCTTGAGGACGAGAAGTGCGGCATGCAATGCCCCAGCTGTGGGGCGGCCCGGGATTAATGGTTCTTGTTATAAGGCTCTAGTGGTGAAGAAGGCTGATCCTCCAAGGAATGTGGTGAGGCTGCGATCTGATGAATCAAAGAAAGGAGAGATGACAAAGTTCTCGATCTCGCTGTCTCGTGCGGAGATTGAGGACGACTTCTTTGCCATCAAGGGGACGAAGCCCCCTCGAAGGCCAAAGAAAAGGGCTAAGATTATTCAGCGCGAACTGGAC TCACTTTTCCCTGGTTTGTGGCTGTCAGAAATAACTCGGGAGACGTATAAAATTGTCGAATAA